In a genomic window of Gossypium arboreum isolate Shixiya-1 chromosome 9, ASM2569848v2, whole genome shotgun sequence:
- the LOC108456973 gene encoding fasciclin-like arabinogalactan protein 15 isoform X2, which translates to MGSSIYGVSSSHISLFLFFSFLSLSTAALPQNPSGKSSPSGQINSNSVLVALLDSHYTELAELVEKALLLQTLEEAVGKHNITIFAPRNEALERQLDPEFKRFLLEPGNLKSLQSLLMFHIIPKRVGSHQWPDPKTSPAKHNTLCNDHIRLTSQSTGKKTVDSAELVRPDDVIRPDGVIHGIQQLLIPRSVIEDFNRRRNLRSITAVLPEGAPEVDPRTHRLKNPAPVPVGAPPVLPIYDAMAPGPSLAPAPAPGPGGPRHHFDGESQVKDFIQTLLHYGGYNEMADILVNLTSLATEMGRLVSEGYVITVLAPNDEAMAKLTTDQLSEPGAPEQIIYYHIIPEYQTEESMYNAVRRFGKVKYDTLRLPHKVVAQEADGSVKFGHGEGSAYLFDPDIYTDGRISVQGIDGVLFPEEETQTVKKPAAVKVASKPRRGKLLEVGCWMLGSLGGGSGFRWCQ; encoded by the coding sequence ATGGGTTCTTCCATCTATGGTGTCTCTTCCTCCCACATCTCCCTTTTCcttttcttctcctttctttcGCTCTCCACGGCTGCATTGCCTCAAAACCCATCTGGGAAATCCTCACCTTCTGGTCAGATCAACTCCAACTCCGTCCTTGTTGCTCTTCTTGACTCGCATTATACTGAGTTAGCTGAACTCGTCGAGAAAGCTTTACTTCTCCAGACGCTTGAAGAAGCGGTTGGCAAGCACAATATTACCATTTTTGCCCCTCGCAATGAAGCCTTGGAGCGTCAACTCGACCCCGAGTTCAAGCGCTTCTTGCTTGAACCTGGGAACCTCAAGTCCCTCCAAAGCCTTCTTATGTTTCACATTATCCCCAAAAGGGTTGGATCCCATCAATGGCCTGATCCGAAAACCAGTCCTGCCAAGCACAACACCCTTTGTAACGATCATATACGCTTAACTTCCCAATCCACCGGCAAAAAGACAGTTGACTCAGCCGAGTTGGTCCGACCTGACGACGTGATCCGACCCGATGGAGTCATCCACGGGATCCAGCAACTTCTCATTCCCCGCTCTGTCATAGAAGACTTCAATAGGAGGCGTAATCTACGGTCAATCACGGCCGTATTACCTGAGGGTGCGCCGGAAGTGGATCCTCGCACGCACAGGTTGAAGAATCCAGCGCCGGTTCCAGTTGGAGCTCCACCGGTACTCCCAATCTACGACGCTATGGCTCCAGGTCCTTCTCTGGCCCCGGCCCCGGCTCCTGGTCCCGGCGGACCTCGCCATCACTTCGATGGTGAAAGCCAAGTCAAGGATTTCATCCAAACTCTATTACATTACGGCGGGTACAACGAAATGGCTGATATTCTAGTAAACTTGACATCTTTAGCAACGGAAATGGGGAGACTTGTTTCAGAAGGATATGTTATAACAGTCTTGGCTCCCAACGACGAAGCCATGGCGAAGCTTACTACGGATCAGTTAAGCGAGCCAGGGGCGCCGGAGCAgattatttattatcatatcatccCCGAGTACCAGACGGAGGAGAGTATGTACAATGCGGTTCGGAGGTTCGGGAAAGTGAAATATGACACACTGCGGTTGCCGCATAAGGTAGTGGCTCAGGAGGCTGATGGTTCCGTGAAATTTGGGCATGGTGAGGGTTCAGCTTATTTGTTTGACCCGGATATTTATACGGATGGGAGGATATCGGTTCAGGGAATCGATGGGGTTTTGTTCCCGGAAGAAGAGACCCAAACTGTTAAGAAACCGGCTGCTGTTAAGGTTGCCTCCAAGCCCAGGAGAG
- the LOC108456973 gene encoding fasciclin-like arabinogalactan protein 15 isoform X1 has translation MGSSIYGVSSSHISLFLFFSFLSLSTAALPQNPSGKSSPSGQINSNSVLVALLDSHYTELAELVEKALLLQTLEEAVGKHNITIFAPRNEALERQLDPEFKRFLLEPGNLKSLQSLLMFHIIPKRVGSHQWPDPKTSPAKHNTLCNDHIRLTSQSTGKKTVDSAELVRPDDVIRPDGVIHGIQQLLIPRSVIEDFNRRRNLRSITAVLPEGAPEVDPRTHRLKNPAPVPVGAPPVLPIYDAMAPGPSLAPAPAPGPGGPRHHFDGESQVKDFIQTLLHYGGYNEMADILVNLTSLATEMGRLVSEGYVITVLAPNDEAMAKLTTDQLSEPGAPEQIIYYHIIPEYQTEESMYNAVRRFGKVKYDTLRLPHKVVAQEADGSVKFGHGEGSAYLFDPDIYTDGRISVQGIDGVLFPEEETQTVKKPAAVKVASKPRRAGKLLEVGCWMLGSLGGGSGFRWCQ, from the coding sequence ATGGGTTCTTCCATCTATGGTGTCTCTTCCTCCCACATCTCCCTTTTCcttttcttctcctttctttcGCTCTCCACGGCTGCATTGCCTCAAAACCCATCTGGGAAATCCTCACCTTCTGGTCAGATCAACTCCAACTCCGTCCTTGTTGCTCTTCTTGACTCGCATTATACTGAGTTAGCTGAACTCGTCGAGAAAGCTTTACTTCTCCAGACGCTTGAAGAAGCGGTTGGCAAGCACAATATTACCATTTTTGCCCCTCGCAATGAAGCCTTGGAGCGTCAACTCGACCCCGAGTTCAAGCGCTTCTTGCTTGAACCTGGGAACCTCAAGTCCCTCCAAAGCCTTCTTATGTTTCACATTATCCCCAAAAGGGTTGGATCCCATCAATGGCCTGATCCGAAAACCAGTCCTGCCAAGCACAACACCCTTTGTAACGATCATATACGCTTAACTTCCCAATCCACCGGCAAAAAGACAGTTGACTCAGCCGAGTTGGTCCGACCTGACGACGTGATCCGACCCGATGGAGTCATCCACGGGATCCAGCAACTTCTCATTCCCCGCTCTGTCATAGAAGACTTCAATAGGAGGCGTAATCTACGGTCAATCACGGCCGTATTACCTGAGGGTGCGCCGGAAGTGGATCCTCGCACGCACAGGTTGAAGAATCCAGCGCCGGTTCCAGTTGGAGCTCCACCGGTACTCCCAATCTACGACGCTATGGCTCCAGGTCCTTCTCTGGCCCCGGCCCCGGCTCCTGGTCCCGGCGGACCTCGCCATCACTTCGATGGTGAAAGCCAAGTCAAGGATTTCATCCAAACTCTATTACATTACGGCGGGTACAACGAAATGGCTGATATTCTAGTAAACTTGACATCTTTAGCAACGGAAATGGGGAGACTTGTTTCAGAAGGATATGTTATAACAGTCTTGGCTCCCAACGACGAAGCCATGGCGAAGCTTACTACGGATCAGTTAAGCGAGCCAGGGGCGCCGGAGCAgattatttattatcatatcatccCCGAGTACCAGACGGAGGAGAGTATGTACAATGCGGTTCGGAGGTTCGGGAAAGTGAAATATGACACACTGCGGTTGCCGCATAAGGTAGTGGCTCAGGAGGCTGATGGTTCCGTGAAATTTGGGCATGGTGAGGGTTCAGCTTATTTGTTTGACCCGGATATTTATACGGATGGGAGGATATCGGTTCAGGGAATCGATGGGGTTTTGTTCCCGGAAGAAGAGACCCAAACTGTTAAGAAACCGGCTGCTGTTAAGGTTGCCTCCAAGCCCAGGAGAG